The DNA segment CTTTTCGGGGTCATTACGACGAGTGGATGACGATAGGGTCGCAGCATCTGGCGTCTTATCAGATGGAATATTTGGGATGCCGAACTGGGTACGCAGACCTGGATATTGTGGTTGGCGCAAAGGCGCAGAAAGCGCTCCGGACGGGCTGAGGAGTGTTCGGCGCCCTGGCCTTCATAGCCATGGGGCAGGAACATGGTCAGACCGCATAACAGGCCCCACTTTTCACCGCCCGAGGTGATGAACTGATCGATGACAACCTGAGCCCCGTTGGCGAAATCACCGAATTGGGCCTCCCAGATCGTCAGGCAACCGGGCTCTGCGGTGGCATAGCCATACTCGAAACCGAGCACCGCCTCCTCGGATAACAGAGAGTCGATGACCAGGAAATCGGCCTGGTCAGGGGTCAGGTGCTGCAGGGGTATCAGGGATTCGCCGTCGGCCTGATTATGCAACACCGCGTGACGATGAAAGAAGGTCCCGCGTCCCGAGTCCTGGCCCGAGAGCCGCACCGGAATGCCCTCTGTCAACAGCGAGGCATAGGCCAGGTTCTCGGCAAAACCCCAATCGACGAACTGATCACCGGTGGCCATGCGATGTCGCTCTGTCCATATCTTCTCAACCCGCGGGTGGAGTTCAAAGCCGCCTGGTACATGCAGGAGTTGATCTGCCAGCATTGCAAAACGCTCACTGTTCAGGCGGGTATCCACCGGGTGTTCCCATTCGATACCCTTATAGGCATTCCATCTCACGGCATAGGGATGACGCAGGGCGCAGGTTACAGGCCTTGCCACCACAATGCCCTGGTCCAGGGAGTCTCGATAGTTATTCACCAGATCCCGGGCGTGCTGGGGAGAGATCACCGATTCCTGCACCAGTTGATCCGCATACAGGGTTCGCAGGGTAGGGTAGTTGCGGATCTTCTTGTACATCTCGGGTTGCGTGACGGCGGGTTCATCGGCTTCGTTGTGACCAAGGCGGCGATAGCAGATCACATCAATTACCACGTCCTTGCGAAAGCGCATGCGAAATTCGAGCGCCAAGCGGGTGACGTAGAGCACTGCTTCGGGATCATCCCCATTGACGTGAAAGATCGGTGCCTGCACCATCTTGGCCACATCGGTGCAATACAGGGTAGAGCGGGTATCCATGGGATTGCTGGTAGTGAACCCGACCTGGTTATTGATGATGATATGTACCGTGCCACCGGTGGTATAGCCACGGGTTTGCGACAGGTTCAGGGTCTCCATCACCACGCCCTGGCCGGCAAACGCCGAATCGCCGTGGATCAGGATAGGCAATACCCTGGATCCGTCATGATCACCACGGCGGCGTTGCCGTGCTCTTACCGAACCTTCGATGACGGGATTGATGATTTCCAGGTGCGAGGGATTGAAGCCCAATGCCACATGCACCATCTCACCCTCAGTGTTGATATCGGTGGAGAAACCCATGTGGTACTTAACGTCACCGGAGAGACGCACCGGATCGATTGTCACCCGGCCTTCGAATTCATCAAAGATATCCTGCGGCGGTTTGCCCAATATATTGGTCAGGACATTGATGCGCCCGCGATGGGCCATGCCGATGAGCACTTCGCTGATGCCGTTGGTGCCGCAATTTTGAATCAGATCATCCAGCAAAGGGATCAGGGATTCACCACCCTCCAGGGAGAACCTTTTCTGACCTACATAGCGGTTATGCAGGTACTTTTCGATCCCCTCAGCCGCGGTCAGCAGGGTCAATAGCCAGATCTTTTGTTTATGGCTGAACTGTTGGAAGAGGTGCCGTTGCTCGATGCGTTCCTGGATCCAGCGCTTCTGCTGGGTGCTGGTAATATGTCCATACTCTGTGCCGATACTGCCGCAGTAACTTTTTTTGACCAGTTCGATAATATCCCGCAGTGGCATGCGCTCTGGCGCGAACAGTGAGCCGGTATTATAAATAGTGTTTTGGTCGATCCTGTCCAGCTTATGGTAGGCCAGGTCCAGGTCACGAACATACACCGGATCGCGCAATTTGAGGGGATCGAGATCCGCGTTCTGGTGGCCACGCATACGATACCCATTGATATAGCGTAATACTGAAGCCTGCTGTTCAGCGGCACCGGGAGAGAGATTCTCGTTTGCGGTAACGGTTGCAGAGCGCTTTTCATTGACCAGATGGAGAAAACGCTGGCGTATGGGTTCGTGGGCGGTGTCTATATGGTCTTGTTTCGGTAGACTGTCGAACTCTCTTCGCCAATCCTCCGGGATACTCTGCGGATCTTTGAGGTAATTTTCGTAGAGCTCTTCAACAAATGTGGCATTGCCGCCTGAATAGGCGGAGGTGGATCTGAGTAAATCCAGATAATCGGTCATTTTTCAAAGCCCATTTGGGTGTTTGGTTGATGGATAATTTATTTTTGGGCAGCTATCAGTAAATGTTAGCACAGACAGCTAGATTGACAGAAGATAGTAGAAAAAATTCTATGTGCGTTTTATATAAAATATTGCTTTAATCAATACATTAACCATACTCTATCTCGAATCATGCCCTAGCTCTGCTAAAATAGTGTGGTGTCTCATATGGATTATTGCTTTCTGTGGTTCGCCCATGAGGGTTTGAAAACAGCTTGTACCGCAATGCTGTTGAGGTGTGTCTCCACTAGACACACTTAACGACAAGACTCTATGCTGAGTCCGTTTATTTGTGAGGCACCGCACATGGCAGTCAGGTGAAAAGAGAAAGCTATTGTCTGGACAAGATAGTAACAAATTAAGGGTCAATCTCAATCCGATCTCGTTGGAGGCGGATCTGGCCTATTTCGGTGCCCGGCTGGAACTGGTTGGAGAACCGGAAACCCATTATCAGGCAGCGCAGCTGAAGGTCTATAAGGCATTGGAAGCCGCATTGGAGGAGAACCTGAAACGCCTTCGCAGAAAGGAGTCCCGGTCTAAGACTAAGGTGAAAAAGAAGAAAAAGGGATGATTTTTTAGGGCGCTGGCCTGGTGCCAACAGCCTATTTCGATTTGTCGGTTTTTAGCAAGGCATCTATCTGCTGTTCTGCCTGCTGCCAATCCAGGACCACCCTGTCTGGATCGAAACCGTGCTTTTCAGCGATAAAGTAGGCTGCTTCGGCGATCATGTCCAGGCGTTGGTCCTGATTGACTACAGAGCTTTTTTTAGCGCCTTTTTTCTCTTTTTTTGAGACATTTTTTTTATCTTTCTTGGTTAGCTTTTTGCCTTCCTTCTTGCTTTTCTCTTTGTCTCTTTTCTTCCCCATCAGACCACCTCGTGATCGTTTATCTCAATGTTTGCCAAAAACCGAGTCCGCGAGTGCGGGCGGTGGCCTCGGCCTGTTTATAGCGTTTCAATCTCGATGCTTGCAGCCGGGGATGGTTTGCCGCCACGGCCAAACCATCGGATAACATCCTTAGAGAGATATCCGCTCCCCCATGTAGGACTGTTCCGAGTATAACACCCCTGGATGAAAGGGTAGTGTATTCCACGCTGACATAACGCCCCGCCAGTAACATGCTTAGATGGCGTTTCGCTATCCTGGCCGAATCTTTATCCGGGCTTGGTATGCGAATGCCAAAAAGTTTGACCCCTCTATATGAACCATCCGACAATCTGATGGTGATGCGATCGCCACTGTGTATCTCTACCACCTGGCCCTCTGCCGTGGCGGCATAGCAGCTGTTAAGGAGACTGACGCCGACCAACAGGAAGGTCAGCAACAATGGTTGTCGAGGGTGGTATTGGAAGATTTCCCAATGCAGCATCTGATTACTCACATGATTCAGATTGGCGCCCTCGACAGGAGTCGAACCTGTGACCTATCGCTTAGGAGGCGATTGCTCTATCCTGCTGAGCTACGAGGGCGGATGTAAATGATTGACGCCATTTTTCTGAAACCTGCTAAAAGCGCTGACCATGCAGCATGACCTGGTATAGGTCGCGCATTTCATGGGTGAGGCGAAGTTTACTGTGTCGTACCGGGCTCGGCAAACTGGGGACGTTATCAGCCCAAATTCAAGGGCCTGTTATCTTCACATTGGGAGTTACCAGGCCATCTTATCCAAATCCTCAAGTTCACTTTGCGCAAGCCAGATCGTTACAGTATCTTTCAAAGGGTTTGATCGTGATCAGTTTGTGAAACTTGCAGACCAGACATTGACCCGCCTGGTTGATCAGTGTGATGGCCGCGCCAGTGACAATCAGACCCCAGAATACGGCATCGATCCAGGGATAGTTGACTAATCCCTCAAGCCCATAGACAAAAAATGACATCAGACCGAACAACATGGCAAGAACCAGGCCTAACAGTATGGGTAACATTGCACTACTCCTTGGGATAATGGCAATCATAAGTAAATAAACAAAAACTAAAATATCCTCATACCAGGATAGAGTACGGGTTGCTGGAATGGTTCATGGAATGTGCGGAATATATATCGGGTAGTTTTTAAAATAGTCATTAGATAACATATAGTTATACAGTATTGGCTGATGCTTGGTCAGATTGGATTTGTGTG comes from the Candidatus Thiodiazotropha sp. CDECU1 genome and includes:
- a CDS encoding 2-oxoglutarate dehydrogenase E1 component, translating into MTDYLDLLRSTSAYSGGNATFVEELYENYLKDPQSIPEDWRREFDSLPKQDHIDTAHEPIRQRFLHLVNEKRSATVTANENLSPGAAEQQASVLRYINGYRMRGHQNADLDPLKLRDPVYVRDLDLAYHKLDRIDQNTIYNTGSLFAPERMPLRDIIELVKKSYCGSIGTEYGHITSTQQKRWIQERIEQRHLFQQFSHKQKIWLLTLLTAAEGIEKYLHNRYVGQKRFSLEGGESLIPLLDDLIQNCGTNGISEVLIGMAHRGRINVLTNILGKPPQDIFDEFEGRVTIDPVRLSGDVKYHMGFSTDINTEGEMVHVALGFNPSHLEIINPVIEGSVRARQRRRGDHDGSRVLPILIHGDSAFAGQGVVMETLNLSQTRGYTTGGTVHIIINNQVGFTTSNPMDTRSTLYCTDVAKMVQAPIFHVNGDDPEAVLYVTRLALEFRMRFRKDVVIDVICYRRLGHNEADEPAVTQPEMYKKIRNYPTLRTLYADQLVQESVISPQHARDLVNNYRDSLDQGIVVARPVTCALRHPYAVRWNAYKGIEWEHPVDTRLNSERFAMLADQLLHVPGGFELHPRVEKIWTERHRMATGDQFVDWGFAENLAYASLLTEGIPVRLSGQDSGRGTFFHRHAVLHNQADGESLIPLQHLTPDQADFLVIDSLLSEEAVLGFEYGYATAEPGCLTIWEAQFGDFANGAQVVIDQFITSGGEKWGLLCGLTMFLPHGYEGQGAEHSSARPERFLRLCANHNIQVCVPSSASQIFHLIRRQMLRPYRHPLVVMTPKSLLRHRLATSPKQDLLEGGFKNVIDEIDDIDPKKVKRLIMCSGKVYYELLETRRSRGLDDVAIIRIEQLYPFPQKDFDKVVKRYKSAKMVIWCQEEPQNQGAWDQIKHRFYPLTSKNRQLCYVGRASAAAPSVGYRSVHIKQQETLIDEALTGRINPRMNYRNQDYQ
- a CDS encoding fumarate hydratase, which encodes MSGQDSNKLRVNLNPISLEADLAYFGARLELVGEPETHYQAAQLKVYKALEAALEENLKRLRRKESRSKTKVKKKKKG
- a CDS encoding DUF2934 domain-containing protein yields the protein MGKKRDKEKSKKEGKKLTKKDKKNVSKKEKKGAKKSSVVNQDQRLDMIAEAAYFIAEKHGFDPDRVVLDWQQAEQQIDALLKTDKSK
- a CDS encoding thermonuclease family protein, which encodes MLHWEIFQYHPRQPLLLTFLLVGVSLLNSCYAATAEGQVVEIHSGDRITIRLSDGSYRGVKLFGIRIPSPDKDSARIAKRHLSMLLAGRYVSVEYTTLSSRGVILGTVLHGGADISLRMLSDGLAVAANHPRLQASRLKRYKQAEATARTRGLGFWQTLR